The DNA segment GCCTATCGGCTCCGTTAGTAAAAATTTTAGCTCTTCCGTCAAATCTCTCCCGAGCAATTCATATATTTTTGATTCTTGCAAAAGCGAGTTTATGCTTTTTTCCGATTCTACGCCGTTTTTATCGATAGTAGTCGTAGGGATTTTTTCTTGTTGCAATAAAATTCTCGCCAAATGCTCTATTTGAGGTATCAACAAATGGCTTGAAACCAAAAAGTTTCTATCAAAACCGTAATACAAACCTTGCGCCCAGATATCTGCCCTGTCAGCAGGAACTACGCTAGAATTTCTGCAAATATTATAAATGCAGGACATAGACACTCTATGTTCCTCTAAAATTTGCCAAAATGCAGGCAGTATCCTGCAGTCTACCGCCAACTCGACATATACATGGTATTGCTGGTACATTTCATGTTTTAATCGGTCATCTTTTGTAGTTATTTGCGACAATTTTCTTCCGTCGGCATCTACGTAAGTTTGAGTAATAAAATTTGAAAGCGGGGGTTTCTTTAGCAGGTTCTCGGATGACTTTTTGATATCTTCATATAGTGGATTTGCTGTGATATTAGCTAGGCATAATACCGCTTCAGATAGTTGCTTGCCTTTTACTGCTAGCTTTGCATTATTTTGATAACGCGAAATATCGATCTTATCGACAGCAATCAAGCTCATTTCGCTTCTAATATCTTGGTTATTTTGCTCTATCAGCTTGCGTATCTCGTCTATTTTTTGATCGATTCCGAGCTCATTTCTATCTTTTGCAGGAATACTTCTGAGCTCTTTTAGTGCTTGCTCTAGGTATATTTTTGACGATATAGCGCCGCTTTCTTTTGC comes from the Campylobacter rectus genome and includes:
- a CDS encoding DUF4209 domain-containing protein, with amino-acid sequence MDIAELNRKLQPSVAEKLENFADTFAKGEEFIAAIDYYQESQKWYKKLKNSPKIAETALKIANILIEKAKESGAISSKIYLEQALKELRSIPAKDRNELGIDQKIDEIRKLIEQNNQDIRSEMSLIAVDKIDISRYQNNAKLAVKGKQLSEAVLCLANITANPLYEDIKKSSENLLKKPPLSNFITQTYVDADGRKLSQITTKDDRLKHEMYQQYHVYVELAVDCRILPAFWQILEEHRVSMSCIYNICRNSSVVPADRADIWAQGLYYGFDRNFLVSSHLLIPQIEHLARILLQQEKIPTTTIDKNGVESEKSINSLLQESKIYELLGRDLTEELKFLLTEPIGLNYRNKICHGLVGGSPSDADIYIWWLCLKLVVNNCVLFGDTCRN